TTAGTGAGTCATCCAAGGTAACATATTACTTAACCGAATCGGAATTTCAAGAAATAATTAATGATAAGTTAAAGGTGGACTACGATAAATTTGATGAAGCAATATTATTAATGGAATTTAGTTCGGCGAAAGATTCAAAAGAAAATCCAATGGAATTCACTACAATAAGCATCACAATGGGATATGAAAAAAAGAATAAAGAAGGCCGATTAATAAGGCATGATCAAAAAATAGCAATCTATTTAAATACTAAAGAAGATAACGATAAAGCTTCTAAAACCCGATATGAGGAGTATGAAAAACAATATTTGAATAATAAGTAATGTATAAAATAAGGGGAAAGGTGTAGTTATGGCATGAGTAAAAGGTTAGTTAAAAAAATAGTTATTGTAATGACAGTAACGTTTTTACTAAGTGCGTGCAGTTTCGGGGAAACAAAAATAGAGTATGAGAGATTAGTAAAGGCATTGGATGAAGGGGATATGAAAACGGTTATGTCTGCGAGTGATGATGGATATGCATATGTGAAAGAAGAGACTAGCGAAAGTACTTATGAAGAAAAAGAAGATGGTGAACATAGCAGGATAATATATCAAACAACCCATGGAGTATATAATGTGAAAGAAGACGACTTATATGGGAAAACAACTCAAAAGGTTGTTACTGATATAAAAAATGATAAAAACGTTGGTAGTAATCAAAATTACAAAAAAGAAACGGTCTATAGTACAAATTTAAAAAATGAAAAATCCCGTTCAGTAGCTCAGGATCAAGCTATGAATGTTTCATATGTAAAATTAATGTTTAGAGGATTAAATGAACTTAGTAAATTGAAACCGAGTGAAGATACAAAAAGATCTAGTGAACCGAGCATAATAAGCTATGATTTAACTGAATTACAGTTTAAAAACATCATGAATGATAAGTTAAATTTAAAATATGATAAATTTGATTCTGCAATATTGATGATTGAATTTAATACGCCTAATGATACAAAAGAAAATCAAATGAGAATAACACAAATAACAATATCGGTAAATTATGAAGAAAAAAAAGAAGATAAGCTTATAAAACGCAATCAAGAGATTTCAACATATTATCATACCAGGGAAGATAATAATCAAAGTTCCAAAAAAGAATATGTA
This DNA window, taken from Bacillus cereus ATCC 14579, encodes the following:
- a CDS encoding DUF3952 domain-containing protein; the protein is MSKRLVKKIVIVMTVTFLLSACSFGETKIEYERLVKALDEGDMKTVMSASDDGYAYVKEETSESTYEEKEDGEHSRIIYQTTHGVYNVKEDDLYGKTTQKVVTDIKNDKNVGSNQNYKKETVYSTNLKNEKSRSVAQDQAMNVSYVKLMFRGLNELSKLKPSEDTKRSSEPSIISYDLTELQFKNIMNDKLNLKYDKFDSAILMIEFNTPNDTKENQMRITQITISVNYEEKKEDKLIKRNQEISTYYHTREDNNQSSKKEYVNYEKEYINQK